A genomic stretch from Tribolium castaneum strain GA2 chromosome 6, icTriCast1.1, whole genome shotgun sequence includes:
- the LOC103313913 gene encoding uncharacterized protein LOC103313913 isoform X4, with amino-acid sequence MNQLNEEWQTEPFTERVLQQLNDEPKVILSSVKNNKSFRNVQRTDHNVPDLCDIGNYVECSTHEDIIYTSEKCVKLPDDGGFFFDIEEKTDNAKKHDVEKELSIMFQNVTTEEETAIKKPSHRRRQHKPKKTKNLRELLIQLFGSPLDDIEKPPKTPQKVQNNRRQSLPVSIQIAGADFFKPVKINNKRKSEADIPSCKKVQKTVQVPVLEVFNVDYLSVAELKIPPIYSETATSSVTLEELKVATVLYKPRLSKTQTVTNTHIIDLTQDSSNSFSSTDIPVEIKGEQANVGLSMPSLSPLEEGAKSRPETTSVQPPKTVEKMVATTQRRQSVDNVQSQPNTRIQINRQQSAPQLQQAERPIRAQQTALEQLMEWRKNQIQPPSQPHWISNEHNMPQLLRIHQNTPSGYLLISNRVCGEKIFPYVYKYYVWKQKLVQLMDLKKSLFSADEVKENLETLASYYEATRRNIAKRLIKELLPLEIFNFVLSDVLSTISTKMVEKQLDGGLCRVCCLIHNIMQGFEDACITPFTKRFYSVVSASMGRLDERSRHVSVFTSQQLKLLELQITQFHLIQCWINARAHAANQRPKSPKTNKRKTTVIQSNPAKRNERTIVPRILVHSKENVQSTLTPKPPELPPYRSYNQGPLVNVSRPQETNNVTFRMPQETSIFAFSRPQIPILPRPPPPQQVAETQQTNIVPRTPETNVSTSFTRPQELTLRSLLNSQARPQEANTEQGWSKVPERVPTVQSTETKEPQTAEATAEEARKDSDDVIDLTWIDDADEKAIYDEIIECKVFEFKDEFKNDNNAGETSDREVVSPADSGLGSPVEQTDDGFKCLCGNRAIYVCACKSSMYCSQECQVNDWTYHQKMCNKTKS; translated from the exons ATGAATCAACTAAACGAGGAG TGGCAGACTGAACCATTTACTGAAAGAGTATTACAACAGTTGAACGACGAACCGAAAGTGATACTGTCATCggtgaaaaataacaaaag tttcagaAACGTCCAACGGACGGATCACAATGTACCAGATTTGTGTGACATTGGAAACTACGTTGAATGCTCAACCCACgaagatattatttatactagCGAAAAATGTGTGAAGTTGCCAGACGATGGTGGTTTTTTCTTCGACATTGAGGAAAAAACAGACAATGCGAAAAAACACGACGTCGAAAAGGAACTTAGTATAATGTTCCAAAATGTCACCACAGAAGAAGAAACAGCAATAAAAAAACCGTCACATCGTCGTCGACAACATAAACCCaagaaaacgaaaaacttGCGTGAACTGCTCATCCAACTATTCGGAAGTCCATTGGATGACATCGAAAAACCACCAAAAACGCCCCAAAAAGTGCAAAACAATCGAAGACAATCTCTGCCCGTTTCGATCCAAATTGCGGGTGCGGATTTTTTCAAACCGgtgaaaattaacaataaacgtAAAAGTGAAGCAGACATTCCCTCgtgtaaaaaagtgcaaaaaacgGTGCAAGTTCCAGTGTTGGAGGTATTCAACGTTGATTACCTCAGTGTTGCGGAGTTGAAAATACCACCAATATACTCAGAAACTGCCACTAGTAGTGTAACACTTGAAGAACTGAAAGTGGCCACTGTTTTATACAAACCTCGTTTGAGCAAAACTCAAACCGTGACCAATACGCACATCATTGATCTGACTCAGGATAGTAGCAACAGTTTTAGTTCGACTGATATACCTGTGGAAATTAAAGGCGAACAAGCCAATGTTGGTTTGTCTATGCCGTCTTTATCACCACTTGAGGAAGGAGCGAAATCTCGTCCGGAAACCACATCCGTTCAACCGCCAAAAACCGTAGAAAAAATGGTGGCTACTACGCAGCGTAGGCAAAGTGTTGACAATGTGCAATCGCAGCCGAACACTCGGATTCAAATCAATCGGCAACAGAGTGCTCCACAACTGCAGCAAGCCGAGAGACCAATAAGAGCGCAACAGACGGCGTTAGAGCAGTTGATGGAGTGGAGGAAGAATCAAATACAACCGCCGAGTCAACCGCATTGGATTTCCAACGAGCATAATATGCCACAATTGTTGCGAATTCACCAAAACACACCGAGTGGTTATCTCCTCATTTCGAATAGGGTGTGTGGGGAAAAAATCTTTCCATATGTTTACAAGTATTACGTATGGAAACAAAAACTAGTCCAGTTGATGGACTTGAAGAAGAGTCTCTTTTCCGCTGATGAAGTGAAAGAGAATCTCGAGACTCTTGCTAGTTACTATGAGGCGACCAGACGGAATATTGCCAAAAGATTGATCAAAGAGTTATTACCACTGgagatatttaattttgtgcTTAGTGATGTCTTGAGTACGATATCGACTAAAATGGTCGAGAAGCAGTTAGATGGGGGTCTGTGCCGTGTTTGTTGTTTAATCCATAACATCATGCAGGGGTTTGAGGACGCTTGCATTACCCCGTTTACCAAGAGGTTCTATAGCGTTGTTAGTGCTTCAATGGGACGACTCGATGAACGATCCCGGCATG TTTCAGTGTTTACAAGCCAACAATTGAAACTACTGGAACTGCAAATAACGCAGTTCCATTTGATTCAGTGTTGGATTAACGCCCGAGCACATGCCGCCAACCAAAGACCCAAATCACCCAAAACCAATAAGAGGAAAACGACTGTGATACAGAGCAATCCAGCGAAAAGAAACGAAAGAACTATTGTACCTAGAATTCTGGTACATAGCAAGGAAAATGTGCAATCTACTCTTACGCCAAAACCACCAGAGCTTCCTCCGTATAGGAGCTATAACCAAGGGCCACTGGTGAATGTTTCAAGGCCACAAGAGACTAACAATGTGACATTTCGTATGCCACAAGAGACTAGCATTTTTGCGTTCTCAAGACCTCAAATACCAATCCTTCCAAGGCCGCCGCCACCACAACAAGTGGCCGAAACACAGCAAACTAATATTGTTCCAAGGACGCCAGAAACGAACGTTTCGACGTCGTTCACAAGGCCACAAGAATTGACTCTTAGGTCGTTGTTGAATTCGCAAGCAAGACCTCAAGAAGCTAATACTGAACAAGGATGGAGTAAAGTACCTGAACGAGTCCCTACAGTGCAATCAACGGAAACCAAAGAACCGCAAACAGCTGAAGCGACGGCAGAAGAAGCGAGGAAAGATAGCGACGATGTGATTGATCTGACATGGATTGACGATGCGGATGAGAAGGCTATTTACGATGAGATAATTGAGTGTAAAGTGTTTGAGTTCAAAGATgagtttaaaaatgacaacAATGCGGGAGAGACGTCGGATCGAGAA GTTGTTTCACCGGCCGATAGTGGGTTAGGGAGTCCGGTTGAGCAAACGGACGATGGGTTCAAATGTCTCTGTGGGAACAGAGCCATTTATGTATGCGCTTGCAAGTCGTCAATGTATTGCAGTCAAGAGTGTCAA GTTAACGACTGGACGTACCACcaaaaaatgtgtaataaaacaaagtCCTAA
- the LOC103313913 gene encoding uncharacterized protein LOC103313913 isoform X2: protein MNWVTHCSTDSADYQVFNLKGSSIKLAKWQTEPFTERVLQQLNDEPKVILSSVKNNKSFRNVQRTDHNVPDLCDIGNYVECSTHEDIIYTSEKCVKLPDDGGFFFDIEEKTDNAKKHDVEKELSIMFQNVTTEEETAIKKPSHRRRQHKPKKTKNLRELLIQLFGSPLDDIEKPPKTPQKVQNNRRQSLPVSIQIAGADFFKPVKINNKRKSEADIPSCKKVQKTVQVPVLEVFNVDYLSVAELKIPPIYSETATSSVTLEELKVATVLYKPRLSKTQTVTNTHIIDLTQDSSNSFSSTDIPVEIKGEQANVGLSMPSLSPLEEGAKSRPETTSVQPPKTVEKMVATTQRRQSVDNVQSQPNTRIQINRQQSAPQLQQAERPIRAQQTALEQLMEWRKNQIQPPSQPHWISNEHNMPQLLRIHQNTPSGYLLISNRVCGEKIFPYVYKYYVWKQKLVQLMDLKKSLFSADEVKENLETLASYYEATRRNIAKRLIKELLPLEIFNFVLSDVLSTISTKMVEKQLDGGLCRVCCLIHNIMQGFEDACITPFTKRFYSVVSASMGRLDERSRHVFTSQQLKLLELQITQFHLIQCWINARAHAANQRPKSPKTNKRKTTVIQSNPAKRNERTIVPRILVHSKENVQSTLTPKPPELPPYRSYNQGPLVNVSRPQETNNVTFRMPQETSIFAFSRPQIPILPRPPPPQQVAETQQTNIVPRTPETNVSTSFTRPQELTLRSLLNSQARPQEANTEQGWSKVPERVPTVQSTETKEPQTAEATAEEARKDSDDVIDLTWIDDADEKAIYDEIIECKVFEFKDEFKNDNNAGETSDREVVSPADSGLGSPVEQTDDGFKCLCGNRAIYVCACKSSMYCSQECQVNDWTYHQKMCNKTKS, encoded by the exons atgaattggGTGACGCATTGCAGCACTGATTCCGCTGATTACCAAGTATTTAATCTGAAAGGAAGCTCAATAAAACTGGCCAAG TGGCAGACTGAACCATTTACTGAAAGAGTATTACAACAGTTGAACGACGAACCGAAAGTGATACTGTCATCggtgaaaaataacaaaag tttcagaAACGTCCAACGGACGGATCACAATGTACCAGATTTGTGTGACATTGGAAACTACGTTGAATGCTCAACCCACgaagatattatttatactagCGAAAAATGTGTGAAGTTGCCAGACGATGGTGGTTTTTTCTTCGACATTGAGGAAAAAACAGACAATGCGAAAAAACACGACGTCGAAAAGGAACTTAGTATAATGTTCCAAAATGTCACCACAGAAGAAGAAACAGCAATAAAAAAACCGTCACATCGTCGTCGACAACATAAACCCaagaaaacgaaaaacttGCGTGAACTGCTCATCCAACTATTCGGAAGTCCATTGGATGACATCGAAAAACCACCAAAAACGCCCCAAAAAGTGCAAAACAATCGAAGACAATCTCTGCCCGTTTCGATCCAAATTGCGGGTGCGGATTTTTTCAAACCGgtgaaaattaacaataaacgtAAAAGTGAAGCAGACATTCCCTCgtgtaaaaaagtgcaaaaaacgGTGCAAGTTCCAGTGTTGGAGGTATTCAACGTTGATTACCTCAGTGTTGCGGAGTTGAAAATACCACCAATATACTCAGAAACTGCCACTAGTAGTGTAACACTTGAAGAACTGAAAGTGGCCACTGTTTTATACAAACCTCGTTTGAGCAAAACTCAAACCGTGACCAATACGCACATCATTGATCTGACTCAGGATAGTAGCAACAGTTTTAGTTCGACTGATATACCTGTGGAAATTAAAGGCGAACAAGCCAATGTTGGTTTGTCTATGCCGTCTTTATCACCACTTGAGGAAGGAGCGAAATCTCGTCCGGAAACCACATCCGTTCAACCGCCAAAAACCGTAGAAAAAATGGTGGCTACTACGCAGCGTAGGCAAAGTGTTGACAATGTGCAATCGCAGCCGAACACTCGGATTCAAATCAATCGGCAACAGAGTGCTCCACAACTGCAGCAAGCCGAGAGACCAATAAGAGCGCAACAGACGGCGTTAGAGCAGTTGATGGAGTGGAGGAAGAATCAAATACAACCGCCGAGTCAACCGCATTGGATTTCCAACGAGCATAATATGCCACAATTGTTGCGAATTCACCAAAACACACCGAGTGGTTATCTCCTCATTTCGAATAGGGTGTGTGGGGAAAAAATCTTTCCATATGTTTACAAGTATTACGTATGGAAACAAAAACTAGTCCAGTTGATGGACTTGAAGAAGAGTCTCTTTTCCGCTGATGAAGTGAAAGAGAATCTCGAGACTCTTGCTAGTTACTATGAGGCGACCAGACGGAATATTGCCAAAAGATTGATCAAAGAGTTATTACCACTGgagatatttaattttgtgcTTAGTGATGTCTTGAGTACGATATCGACTAAAATGGTCGAGAAGCAGTTAGATGGGGGTCTGTGCCGTGTTTGTTGTTTAATCCATAACATCATGCAGGGGTTTGAGGACGCTTGCATTACCCCGTTTACCAAGAGGTTCTATAGCGTTGTTAGTGCTTCAATGGGACGACTCGATGAACGATCCCGGCATG TGTTTACAAGCCAACAATTGAAACTACTGGAACTGCAAATAACGCAGTTCCATTTGATTCAGTGTTGGATTAACGCCCGAGCACATGCCGCCAACCAAAGACCCAAATCACCCAAAACCAATAAGAGGAAAACGACTGTGATACAGAGCAATCCAGCGAAAAGAAACGAAAGAACTATTGTACCTAGAATTCTGGTACATAGCAAGGAAAATGTGCAATCTACTCTTACGCCAAAACCACCAGAGCTTCCTCCGTATAGGAGCTATAACCAAGGGCCACTGGTGAATGTTTCAAGGCCACAAGAGACTAACAATGTGACATTTCGTATGCCACAAGAGACTAGCATTTTTGCGTTCTCAAGACCTCAAATACCAATCCTTCCAAGGCCGCCGCCACCACAACAAGTGGCCGAAACACAGCAAACTAATATTGTTCCAAGGACGCCAGAAACGAACGTTTCGACGTCGTTCACAAGGCCACAAGAATTGACTCTTAGGTCGTTGTTGAATTCGCAAGCAAGACCTCAAGAAGCTAATACTGAACAAGGATGGAGTAAAGTACCTGAACGAGTCCCTACAGTGCAATCAACGGAAACCAAAGAACCGCAAACAGCTGAAGCGACGGCAGAAGAAGCGAGGAAAGATAGCGACGATGTGATTGATCTGACATGGATTGACGATGCGGATGAGAAGGCTATTTACGATGAGATAATTGAGTGTAAAGTGTTTGAGTTCAAAGATgagtttaaaaatgacaacAATGCGGGAGAGACGTCGGATCGAGAA GTTGTTTCACCGGCCGATAGTGGGTTAGGGAGTCCGGTTGAGCAAACGGACGATGGGTTCAAATGTCTCTGTGGGAACAGAGCCATTTATGTATGCGCTTGCAAGTCGTCAATGTATTGCAGTCAAGAGTGTCAA GTTAACGACTGGACGTACCACcaaaaaatgtgtaataaaacaaagtCCTAA
- the LOC103313913 gene encoding uncharacterized protein LOC103313913 isoform X3: protein MACSSRIYVKGFFVDTSLWQTEPFTERVLQQLNDEPKVILSSVKNNKSFRNVQRTDHNVPDLCDIGNYVECSTHEDIIYTSEKCVKLPDDGGFFFDIEEKTDNAKKHDVEKELSIMFQNVTTEEETAIKKPSHRRRQHKPKKTKNLRELLIQLFGSPLDDIEKPPKTPQKVQNNRRQSLPVSIQIAGADFFKPVKINNKRKSEADIPSCKKVQKTVQVPVLEVFNVDYLSVAELKIPPIYSETATSSVTLEELKVATVLYKPRLSKTQTVTNTHIIDLTQDSSNSFSSTDIPVEIKGEQANVGLSMPSLSPLEEGAKSRPETTSVQPPKTVEKMVATTQRRQSVDNVQSQPNTRIQINRQQSAPQLQQAERPIRAQQTALEQLMEWRKNQIQPPSQPHWISNEHNMPQLLRIHQNTPSGYLLISNRVCGEKIFPYVYKYYVWKQKLVQLMDLKKSLFSADEVKENLETLASYYEATRRNIAKRLIKELLPLEIFNFVLSDVLSTISTKMVEKQLDGGLCRVCCLIHNIMQGFEDACITPFTKRFYSVVSASMGRLDERSRHVSVFTSQQLKLLELQITQFHLIQCWINARAHAANQRPKSPKTNKRKTTVIQSNPAKRNERTIVPRILVHSKENVQSTLTPKPPELPPYRSYNQGPLVNVSRPQETNNVTFRMPQETSIFAFSRPQIPILPRPPPPQQVAETQQTNIVPRTPETNVSTSFTRPQELTLRSLLNSQARPQEANTEQGWSKVPERVPTVQSTETKEPQTAEATAEEARKDSDDVIDLTWIDDADEKAIYDEIIECKVFEFKDEFKNDNNAGETSDREVVSPADSGLGSPVEQTDDGFKCLCGNRAIYVCACKSSMYCSQECQVNDWTYHQKMCNKTKS from the exons ATGGCCTGTTCAAGTCGTATTTATGTGAAGGGATTTTTTGTTGACACTAGTTTG TGGCAGACTGAACCATTTACTGAAAGAGTATTACAACAGTTGAACGACGAACCGAAAGTGATACTGTCATCggtgaaaaataacaaaag tttcagaAACGTCCAACGGACGGATCACAATGTACCAGATTTGTGTGACATTGGAAACTACGTTGAATGCTCAACCCACgaagatattatttatactagCGAAAAATGTGTGAAGTTGCCAGACGATGGTGGTTTTTTCTTCGACATTGAGGAAAAAACAGACAATGCGAAAAAACACGACGTCGAAAAGGAACTTAGTATAATGTTCCAAAATGTCACCACAGAAGAAGAAACAGCAATAAAAAAACCGTCACATCGTCGTCGACAACATAAACCCaagaaaacgaaaaacttGCGTGAACTGCTCATCCAACTATTCGGAAGTCCATTGGATGACATCGAAAAACCACCAAAAACGCCCCAAAAAGTGCAAAACAATCGAAGACAATCTCTGCCCGTTTCGATCCAAATTGCGGGTGCGGATTTTTTCAAACCGgtgaaaattaacaataaacgtAAAAGTGAAGCAGACATTCCCTCgtgtaaaaaagtgcaaaaaacgGTGCAAGTTCCAGTGTTGGAGGTATTCAACGTTGATTACCTCAGTGTTGCGGAGTTGAAAATACCACCAATATACTCAGAAACTGCCACTAGTAGTGTAACACTTGAAGAACTGAAAGTGGCCACTGTTTTATACAAACCTCGTTTGAGCAAAACTCAAACCGTGACCAATACGCACATCATTGATCTGACTCAGGATAGTAGCAACAGTTTTAGTTCGACTGATATACCTGTGGAAATTAAAGGCGAACAAGCCAATGTTGGTTTGTCTATGCCGTCTTTATCACCACTTGAGGAAGGAGCGAAATCTCGTCCGGAAACCACATCCGTTCAACCGCCAAAAACCGTAGAAAAAATGGTGGCTACTACGCAGCGTAGGCAAAGTGTTGACAATGTGCAATCGCAGCCGAACACTCGGATTCAAATCAATCGGCAACAGAGTGCTCCACAACTGCAGCAAGCCGAGAGACCAATAAGAGCGCAACAGACGGCGTTAGAGCAGTTGATGGAGTGGAGGAAGAATCAAATACAACCGCCGAGTCAACCGCATTGGATTTCCAACGAGCATAATATGCCACAATTGTTGCGAATTCACCAAAACACACCGAGTGGTTATCTCCTCATTTCGAATAGGGTGTGTGGGGAAAAAATCTTTCCATATGTTTACAAGTATTACGTATGGAAACAAAAACTAGTCCAGTTGATGGACTTGAAGAAGAGTCTCTTTTCCGCTGATGAAGTGAAAGAGAATCTCGAGACTCTTGCTAGTTACTATGAGGCGACCAGACGGAATATTGCCAAAAGATTGATCAAAGAGTTATTACCACTGgagatatttaattttgtgcTTAGTGATGTCTTGAGTACGATATCGACTAAAATGGTCGAGAAGCAGTTAGATGGGGGTCTGTGCCGTGTTTGTTGTTTAATCCATAACATCATGCAGGGGTTTGAGGACGCTTGCATTACCCCGTTTACCAAGAGGTTCTATAGCGTTGTTAGTGCTTCAATGGGACGACTCGATGAACGATCCCGGCATG TTTCAGTGTTTACAAGCCAACAATTGAAACTACTGGAACTGCAAATAACGCAGTTCCATTTGATTCAGTGTTGGATTAACGCCCGAGCACATGCCGCCAACCAAAGACCCAAATCACCCAAAACCAATAAGAGGAAAACGACTGTGATACAGAGCAATCCAGCGAAAAGAAACGAAAGAACTATTGTACCTAGAATTCTGGTACATAGCAAGGAAAATGTGCAATCTACTCTTACGCCAAAACCACCAGAGCTTCCTCCGTATAGGAGCTATAACCAAGGGCCACTGGTGAATGTTTCAAGGCCACAAGAGACTAACAATGTGACATTTCGTATGCCACAAGAGACTAGCATTTTTGCGTTCTCAAGACCTCAAATACCAATCCTTCCAAGGCCGCCGCCACCACAACAAGTGGCCGAAACACAGCAAACTAATATTGTTCCAAGGACGCCAGAAACGAACGTTTCGACGTCGTTCACAAGGCCACAAGAATTGACTCTTAGGTCGTTGTTGAATTCGCAAGCAAGACCTCAAGAAGCTAATACTGAACAAGGATGGAGTAAAGTACCTGAACGAGTCCCTACAGTGCAATCAACGGAAACCAAAGAACCGCAAACAGCTGAAGCGACGGCAGAAGAAGCGAGGAAAGATAGCGACGATGTGATTGATCTGACATGGATTGACGATGCGGATGAGAAGGCTATTTACGATGAGATAATTGAGTGTAAAGTGTTTGAGTTCAAAGATgagtttaaaaatgacaacAATGCGGGAGAGACGTCGGATCGAGAA GTTGTTTCACCGGCCGATAGTGGGTTAGGGAGTCCGGTTGAGCAAACGGACGATGGGTTCAAATGTCTCTGTGGGAACAGAGCCATTTATGTATGCGCTTGCAAGTCGTCAATGTATTGCAGTCAAGAGTGTCAA GTTAACGACTGGACGTACCACcaaaaaatgtgtaataaaacaaagtCCTAA
- the LOC103313913 gene encoding uncharacterized protein LOC103313913 isoform X1 has protein sequence MNWVTHCSTDSADYQVFNLKGSSIKLAKWQTEPFTERVLQQLNDEPKVILSSVKNNKSFRNVQRTDHNVPDLCDIGNYVECSTHEDIIYTSEKCVKLPDDGGFFFDIEEKTDNAKKHDVEKELSIMFQNVTTEEETAIKKPSHRRRQHKPKKTKNLRELLIQLFGSPLDDIEKPPKTPQKVQNNRRQSLPVSIQIAGADFFKPVKINNKRKSEADIPSCKKVQKTVQVPVLEVFNVDYLSVAELKIPPIYSETATSSVTLEELKVATVLYKPRLSKTQTVTNTHIIDLTQDSSNSFSSTDIPVEIKGEQANVGLSMPSLSPLEEGAKSRPETTSVQPPKTVEKMVATTQRRQSVDNVQSQPNTRIQINRQQSAPQLQQAERPIRAQQTALEQLMEWRKNQIQPPSQPHWISNEHNMPQLLRIHQNTPSGYLLISNRVCGEKIFPYVYKYYVWKQKLVQLMDLKKSLFSADEVKENLETLASYYEATRRNIAKRLIKELLPLEIFNFVLSDVLSTISTKMVEKQLDGGLCRVCCLIHNIMQGFEDACITPFTKRFYSVVSASMGRLDERSRHVSVFTSQQLKLLELQITQFHLIQCWINARAHAANQRPKSPKTNKRKTTVIQSNPAKRNERTIVPRILVHSKENVQSTLTPKPPELPPYRSYNQGPLVNVSRPQETNNVTFRMPQETSIFAFSRPQIPILPRPPPPQQVAETQQTNIVPRTPETNVSTSFTRPQELTLRSLLNSQARPQEANTEQGWSKVPERVPTVQSTETKEPQTAEATAEEARKDSDDVIDLTWIDDADEKAIYDEIIECKVFEFKDEFKNDNNAGETSDREVVSPADSGLGSPVEQTDDGFKCLCGNRAIYVCACKSSMYCSQECQVNDWTYHQKMCNKTKS, from the exons atgaattggGTGACGCATTGCAGCACTGATTCCGCTGATTACCAAGTATTTAATCTGAAAGGAAGCTCAATAAAACTGGCCAAG TGGCAGACTGAACCATTTACTGAAAGAGTATTACAACAGTTGAACGACGAACCGAAAGTGATACTGTCATCggtgaaaaataacaaaag tttcagaAACGTCCAACGGACGGATCACAATGTACCAGATTTGTGTGACATTGGAAACTACGTTGAATGCTCAACCCACgaagatattatttatactagCGAAAAATGTGTGAAGTTGCCAGACGATGGTGGTTTTTTCTTCGACATTGAGGAAAAAACAGACAATGCGAAAAAACACGACGTCGAAAAGGAACTTAGTATAATGTTCCAAAATGTCACCACAGAAGAAGAAACAGCAATAAAAAAACCGTCACATCGTCGTCGACAACATAAACCCaagaaaacgaaaaacttGCGTGAACTGCTCATCCAACTATTCGGAAGTCCATTGGATGACATCGAAAAACCACCAAAAACGCCCCAAAAAGTGCAAAACAATCGAAGACAATCTCTGCCCGTTTCGATCCAAATTGCGGGTGCGGATTTTTTCAAACCGgtgaaaattaacaataaacgtAAAAGTGAAGCAGACATTCCCTCgtgtaaaaaagtgcaaaaaacgGTGCAAGTTCCAGTGTTGGAGGTATTCAACGTTGATTACCTCAGTGTTGCGGAGTTGAAAATACCACCAATATACTCAGAAACTGCCACTAGTAGTGTAACACTTGAAGAACTGAAAGTGGCCACTGTTTTATACAAACCTCGTTTGAGCAAAACTCAAACCGTGACCAATACGCACATCATTGATCTGACTCAGGATAGTAGCAACAGTTTTAGTTCGACTGATATACCTGTGGAAATTAAAGGCGAACAAGCCAATGTTGGTTTGTCTATGCCGTCTTTATCACCACTTGAGGAAGGAGCGAAATCTCGTCCGGAAACCACATCCGTTCAACCGCCAAAAACCGTAGAAAAAATGGTGGCTACTACGCAGCGTAGGCAAAGTGTTGACAATGTGCAATCGCAGCCGAACACTCGGATTCAAATCAATCGGCAACAGAGTGCTCCACAACTGCAGCAAGCCGAGAGACCAATAAGAGCGCAACAGACGGCGTTAGAGCAGTTGATGGAGTGGAGGAAGAATCAAATACAACCGCCGAGTCAACCGCATTGGATTTCCAACGAGCATAATATGCCACAATTGTTGCGAATTCACCAAAACACACCGAGTGGTTATCTCCTCATTTCGAATAGGGTGTGTGGGGAAAAAATCTTTCCATATGTTTACAAGTATTACGTATGGAAACAAAAACTAGTCCAGTTGATGGACTTGAAGAAGAGTCTCTTTTCCGCTGATGAAGTGAAAGAGAATCTCGAGACTCTTGCTAGTTACTATGAGGCGACCAGACGGAATATTGCCAAAAGATTGATCAAAGAGTTATTACCACTGgagatatttaattttgtgcTTAGTGATGTCTTGAGTACGATATCGACTAAAATGGTCGAGAAGCAGTTAGATGGGGGTCTGTGCCGTGTTTGTTGTTTAATCCATAACATCATGCAGGGGTTTGAGGACGCTTGCATTACCCCGTTTACCAAGAGGTTCTATAGCGTTGTTAGTGCTTCAATGGGACGACTCGATGAACGATCCCGGCATG TTTCAGTGTTTACAAGCCAACAATTGAAACTACTGGAACTGCAAATAACGCAGTTCCATTTGATTCAGTGTTGGATTAACGCCCGAGCACATGCCGCCAACCAAAGACCCAAATCACCCAAAACCAATAAGAGGAAAACGACTGTGATACAGAGCAATCCAGCGAAAAGAAACGAAAGAACTATTGTACCTAGAATTCTGGTACATAGCAAGGAAAATGTGCAATCTACTCTTACGCCAAAACCACCAGAGCTTCCTCCGTATAGGAGCTATAACCAAGGGCCACTGGTGAATGTTTCAAGGCCACAAGAGACTAACAATGTGACATTTCGTATGCCACAAGAGACTAGCATTTTTGCGTTCTCAAGACCTCAAATACCAATCCTTCCAAGGCCGCCGCCACCACAACAAGTGGCCGAAACACAGCAAACTAATATTGTTCCAAGGACGCCAGAAACGAACGTTTCGACGTCGTTCACAAGGCCACAAGAATTGACTCTTAGGTCGTTGTTGAATTCGCAAGCAAGACCTCAAGAAGCTAATACTGAACAAGGATGGAGTAAAGTACCTGAACGAGTCCCTACAGTGCAATCAACGGAAACCAAAGAACCGCAAACAGCTGAAGCGACGGCAGAAGAAGCGAGGAAAGATAGCGACGATGTGATTGATCTGACATGGATTGACGATGCGGATGAGAAGGCTATTTACGATGAGATAATTGAGTGTAAAGTGTTTGAGTTCAAAGATgagtttaaaaatgacaacAATGCGGGAGAGACGTCGGATCGAGAA GTTGTTTCACCGGCCGATAGTGGGTTAGGGAGTCCGGTTGAGCAAACGGACGATGGGTTCAAATGTCTCTGTGGGAACAGAGCCATTTATGTATGCGCTTGCAAGTCGTCAATGTATTGCAGTCAAGAGTGTCAA GTTAACGACTGGACGTACCACcaaaaaatgtgtaataaaacaaagtCCTAA